One Nostoc sp. UHCC 0302 DNA window includes the following coding sequences:
- a CDS encoding TOMM precursor leader peptide-binding protein: MLKKPKFKTRFRIETIEAEGAFLLSERDAVLLSDRLYQLLVPLVDGTHSADEIVEQLQDQLPAQHIYYALMELEQRGYLIENQEVLPANIAAFCEHLNVNVKNAYQRLQTTKVVVKALGSLSALELIAILESLQIQVTQEADIEVVLTDDYLRTELVEINEKNLARSRPWMLVKPTGTLIWLGPIFHPEKTGCWECLRQRLQNNRPIERFIQRRQNASSPLTPPLANLPSTQQTALTMAATEIFKWIVQGENQRLEGLVMTHDTLSLETHNHLLTKRPQCLSCGILQGYQHLQPMILGSRKKSFTTDGGHRSVSPEATFERYQHHISPITGVVRELGKLSRNLNGLTPTYFAKHHFASIFDDLSILKQNLGGKSAGKGRTDAQAKASGLCEAIERYSGVFQGDEIKVKESYSKMSDRAIHPNICMNFSQAQYENRLAWNDYCTSFFQRVPEPFDEEREIEWTPVWSLTHQDFKFLPTAYCYFGYPILAKPDCWADTNGCAAGNTLEEAILQGFMELVERDSVALWWYNRLSRPAVDLDSFEEPYFAALKHYYQSLGREIWVLDITSDLNIPAFAAISRRCDAFGGSRSDHRAVEDIILGFGSHFDPKLAVQRALTEVNQVLPAVLTADANGTTQYASSAEPLVLDWWKTATLKNQPYLIPNKSVTSKVYSDYHQFKSDDLLDDIKRCEQIVKQRGLEMLVLDQTRPDIGLKVVKVIVPGMRHFWKRLGAGRLYEIPVELGWLKEAIPEERLNPFPMWM, encoded by the coding sequence ATGCTCAAAAAACCGAAGTTTAAGACTCGCTTTCGTATTGAGACAATTGAAGCAGAAGGTGCATTTCTTTTGTCTGAAAGAGATGCAGTTTTATTGAGCGATCGCCTCTATCAATTGTTAGTTCCTTTAGTTGATGGAACTCACAGCGCTGACGAAATTGTTGAGCAACTCCAAGACCAGCTACCAGCACAGCATATTTATTATGCACTCATGGAGTTAGAGCAAAGAGGTTATCTCATCGAAAATCAGGAGGTTTTGCCCGCAAACATAGCGGCATTTTGTGAGCATTTGAATGTTAATGTAAAAAATGCTTACCAGAGATTACAAACAACCAAGGTTGTAGTCAAAGCTTTAGGGTCACTGTCTGCCTTAGAATTGATTGCCATTCTTGAATCGTTGCAAATTCAAGTTACGCAAGAGGCAGACATTGAAGTTGTCTTAACTGACGACTATTTGCGAACGGAACTGGTAGAAATTAACGAAAAAAACTTGGCGCGATCGCGTCCTTGGATGTTGGTGAAACCAACGGGAACCCTGATTTGGCTTGGGCCAATCTTCCATCCCGAAAAAACAGGTTGTTGGGAATGCTTACGCCAACGCTTGCAAAATAACCGTCCCATTGAAAGGTTTATTCAAAGACGTCAGAATGCCTCATCGCCTTTAACGCCACCACTGGCTAACCTGCCCTCAACACAGCAAACTGCCCTAACAATGGCAGCAACTGAAATCTTTAAATGGATCGTTCAGGGAGAAAATCAGCGTCTAGAAGGATTGGTGATGACCCATGATACTCTGTCTCTGGAAACGCACAATCATCTACTAACCAAGCGTCCCCAGTGCCTTAGCTGTGGCATTCTTCAAGGATATCAACATTTGCAGCCTATGATCCTTGGCAGCCGCAAAAAAAGCTTTACTACTGATGGTGGACATCGTAGTGTTTCGCCAGAAGCAACCTTTGAGCGATATCAACATCACATCAGCCCAATTACAGGAGTAGTAAGAGAATTGGGCAAACTCTCACGGAATTTGAACGGTTTAACCCCGACTTATTTTGCTAAGCATCATTTCGCTTCAATCTTTGACGACTTAAGCATCTTAAAGCAGAATCTTGGAGGTAAAAGTGCCGGAAAAGGAAGAACAGATGCCCAAGCCAAAGCTAGCGGCTTGTGCGAAGCGATAGAAAGATACTCTGGTGTTTTTCAAGGGGACGAAATCAAAGTTAAAGAGAGTTATTCAAAAATGAGCGATCGCGCTATCCATCCTAATATCTGCATGAACTTCAGCCAAGCTCAATACGAGAATCGTCTGGCGTGGAACGATTATTGTACGAGTTTCTTTCAACGAGTTCCCGAACCATTTGACGAAGAAAGAGAAATTGAGTGGACACCTGTTTGGTCGTTAACCCATCAAGACTTCAAATTTTTGCCAACTGCTTACTGTTATTTTGGTTATCCTATACTGGCAAAACCTGACTGTTGGGCAGACACCAACGGTTGTGCAGCAGGGAACACTTTAGAAGAGGCTATCTTGCAAGGTTTCATGGAATTGGTAGAGCGAGATAGCGTTGCTTTATGGTGGTATAACCGTCTTTCAAGACCAGCAGTAGATTTAGACAGTTTTGAAGAACCGTACTTTGCAGCCTTAAAACATTATTACCAATCGCTGGGTCGCGAAATTTGGGTTTTAGATATAACCAGTGACCTGAATATTCCTGCCTTTGCCGCAATTAGCCGTAGGTGCGATGCCTTCGGCGGTTCGCGAAGCGACCATCGTGCAGTGGAAGATATCATTTTAGGCTTTGGTAGCCACTTTGATCCAAAACTTGCAGTTCAAAGAGCGCTAACTGAGGTAAATCAAGTTCTTCCTGCTGTCTTAACTGCTGATGCCAACGGCACAACCCAATATGCTAGTTCTGCGGAACCACTCGTTTTAGACTGGTGGAAAACAGCAACGCTGAAGAATCAGCCTTACCTAATACCCAATAAAAGCGTTACGTCTAAAGTTTATTCTGACTATCACCAATTTAAGAGCGATGACCTGCTAGATGATATTAAGCGCTGTGAGCAAATTGTCAAACAACGTGGCTTGGAAATGCTAGTTCTTGACCAAACCCGTCCTGATATCGGGTTGAAAGTTGTTAAGGTAATCGTTCCGGGAATGCGTCACTTTTGGAAGCGCTTAGGTGCAGGACGGCTTTATGAGATTCCTGTGGAACTGGGTTGGCTCAAAGAAGCCATCCCAGAGGAGCGGCTTAACCCGTTCCCCATGTGGATGTAA
- a CDS encoding amidohydrolase family protein, with protein MSFVVCRWSFVIGHLSFVVLPLLPHFSQSPIPSPQSPIPSPQSPVPMLKGYRIIDADSHIYEPQQMWQEYLEPAFKGFAPSVDLTIKGEAIVNKYSKRLRQEGAKQVTQAYPLSWLSNFDAESQVRAMKQMGVDVSFIYPTYFSWMIGVDTMAPQLAGAFVRAYNNWLRDFCSYDPQILRGVGVVNLHAPAEMVVELQRIAEFGWKAVYLRPNPVKGRLLSDPAYEPFWTMCEDLGIAVSLHESTHSRLPTAGSDRFHTRFALHACSHPMEQMMALLALIEGGVLERHPQLRVGFLESGCGWLPYWLWRLDREYEDLRWEVVDNVKIKPSEYFRRQCFIAIEPSEPYLPQMLEYLGADNLIFGSDYPHMDHHPEIVAEVVALEAQLPEKVVQKILWDNPARFYNLL; from the coding sequence TTGTCATTTGTCGTTTGTCGTTGGTCATTTGTCATTGGTCATTTGTCATTTGTTGTTCTCCCTCTACTCCCTCATTTTTCCCAATCCCCAATCCCCAGTCCCCAATCCCCAATCCCCAGTCCTCAGTCCCCAGTCCCCATGCTCAAAGGATATCGAATTATTGATGCGGATTCCCACATTTACGAGCCACAGCAGATGTGGCAAGAGTATCTAGAACCAGCATTTAAGGGTTTTGCTCCGTCTGTAGATTTGACAATTAAAGGCGAAGCGATCGTCAACAAATATTCTAAACGTCTGCGTCAAGAAGGTGCGAAACAAGTAACTCAAGCTTATCCCTTATCTTGGCTCAGCAATTTTGATGCTGAGTCTCAGGTGCGGGCTATGAAGCAGATGGGGGTTGATGTATCGTTTATTTATCCCACCTATTTCTCATGGATGATTGGCGTGGATACTATGGCTCCCCAATTAGCTGGTGCATTTGTCCGTGCTTATAACAATTGGCTGCGAGACTTTTGCAGCTACGATCCGCAAATTCTTCGCGGCGTTGGAGTTGTGAACCTGCACGCACCAGCAGAAATGGTGGTGGAATTACAACGAATAGCAGAGTTTGGTTGGAAAGCGGTTTATTTACGTCCTAACCCAGTCAAAGGGCGACTGTTGTCTGACCCTGCTTACGAACCATTTTGGACAATGTGCGAAGATTTGGGGATTGCAGTTAGTCTCCACGAGTCTACTCACAGTCGCTTACCCACGGCTGGAAGCGATCGCTTTCACACGCGCTTTGCCCTACACGCTTGTTCTCATCCAATGGAACAAATGATGGCGCTGCTGGCATTAATCGAAGGCGGAGTACTAGAACGCCATCCCCAGCTCAGAGTAGGATTTCTGGAGTCTGGCTGCGGTTGGCTCCCATATTGGCTTTGGCGACTCGATCGCGAATACGAAGACCTGCGTTGGGAAGTTGTAGACAACGTAAAAATCAAACCCTCTGAATATTTCCGCCGCCAATGCTTTATTGCGATCGAGCCTTCAGAACCTTATTTGCCTCAAATGCTTGAATATCTCGGTGCTGATAACTTGATTTTTGGCTCTGATTACCCTCACATGGATCATCACCCAGAAATCGTTGCGGAAGTAGTAGCGCTTGAAGCACAATTGCCTGAGAAAGTTGTGCAGAAAATCCTCTGGGACAACCCAGCGCGTTTTTACAATTTGCTGTAG
- a CDS encoding IS982 family transposase — protein sequence MKVTRLLTQTSPMTSIDFGTLITTIFVVVDDWYQKQVKNETLIKPGAKTRMSDSEIMTLALVMDYLPFPGETQFLGFIRGNYKQWFPNLLDQSQFNRRLRKLDGMLENLRRSWVEQLVEGSEKYFLLDTKPLPVLGLKRDKRYSDFAGNAAPGRCAAREMSYFGYKLVMLSTWNGIAVAYDIVPANTDERIAADAVLEMVQHSDIYADKGFISADWQAAIARRTGNRIWTNKRDNQHLQHSHALKRFISRVRQRVEGVFHEIQNTGRNPERLLNKTVDGFCVHIAAKVASHTLRLLLRRRFGINVLTFQSQPI from the coding sequence ATGAAAGTTACCAGACTTTTAACTCAGACTTCCCCCATGACTAGCATAGACTTTGGAACATTAATTACAACAATATTTGTAGTAGTCGATGATTGGTATCAAAAGCAAGTAAAAAATGAAACTTTGATAAAACCGGGTGCGAAGACGAGAATGAGTGATAGCGAAATCATGACACTAGCATTGGTCATGGATTATCTACCATTTCCCGGAGAAACACAATTTCTTGGTTTCATCAGGGGAAATTACAAGCAATGGTTTCCAAATTTACTCGACCAGAGTCAATTTAATCGGCGGTTACGCAAATTAGATGGGATGTTAGAGAACTTACGCCGCAGTTGGGTAGAGCAATTGGTTGAAGGAAGTGAAAAATATTTCCTTCTCGATACTAAACCGTTACCAGTATTAGGACTCAAACGAGACAAGCGATATAGTGACTTTGCCGGAAACGCTGCCCCTGGTCGATGTGCTGCTAGAGAAATGAGTTATTTTGGCTACAAGCTAGTAATGCTATCAACGTGGAATGGAATTGCCGTTGCTTATGACATAGTACCTGCTAATACTGATGAAAGAATTGCCGCTGATGCTGTTTTAGAGATGGTTCAGCACAGCGATATTTACGCAGATAAAGGCTTTATTTCTGCCGACTGGCAAGCTGCCATCGCTCGCCGCACTGGTAATCGTATCTGGACAAACAAGCGCGATAACCAGCATCTTCAACATTCTCATGCTTTGAAACGTTTTATTAGTCGTGTTCGCCAACGCGTTGAAGGTGTTTTTCACGAAATTCAAAATACTGGCCGTAATCCCGAACGCCTACTTAATAAAACTGTTGATGGCTTTTGTGTACATATTGCTGCCAAAGTTGCATCTCACACACTACGTCTATTGCTTCGCCGCCGTTTTGGCATCAATGTTCTCACTTTTCAGTCTCAACCTATTTAA
- a CDS encoding AAA family ATPase, translating into MSPIDDYQIISKIYESANSLVYRAICNSSNLPIILKVLKQNYPTPSELTRYKQEYEITRYLKIDGVIKAYKLLPYNSTLAIALEDFGGQSLDILMQSKKFTLLEFLSIAIKIAETLGEIHAANVIHKDINPSNIVFNSDTGQMKIIDFGISTVFTRENPTIKNPNILEGTLAYLSPEQTGRMNRTLDYSTDFYSLGATFYKLLTQSLPFETNDALELVHCHIAKQATPPHIAAPEIPQSLSNIVMKLLAKTSEERYQSALGLKADLEECLRQLEQTGQILEFILAEHDISDRFKIPQKLYGREVEIETLLSAFKRVAEYEPVEELAEKEVGNKQREMMLVGGYSGIGKSVLVQELYKPITQQRGYFITGKFDQFQRSIPYSAVAFALQSLVRQLLTESEAQLAMWREKLLAAFGVNGQVIIEVIPEIEEIVGSQPPVQPLEPTEAQNRFNRVFQKFIRVFCQRLPKGQWQSQSHPLVIFLDDLQWADSASLKLIELIMTDYNLGYLLLLGAYRDNEVSSSHPTMLTIQRLQEQGAIINTIILAPLNIKEITQLLADTLHAEPKITKPLAELVYQKTSGNPFFINEFIRTVYQENLLTFDRQQKCWQWNITQIQALGITENVVDLMLGNLRKLPENSQKALRLAACVGNSFDLNTLSIIYEKLAAKTFRDILTAIQWGFIEPISSLETTSEAPIESALIIQDYKFRHDRVQQAAYALIDDEYKKAVHLRIGRLLFDNISELERQEKLFTLVDHLNKGRELIKSKTQKVELAELNLQAGKKAKEATAYKASREYLILADNEFPGDIWEESYNIALDLYKELAEVEYLNGNFEESQSLLQLSLKRAKSTLDCTEFHFLKIIQYTLLGQYNEAIETGRIALRDLEIDLPSNNFQAAFEAELAQYRENLKGREISLLYDNPEMELPEKRAALKILSRIFPAAWASNPVLMHIVGTKIVNLNIKYGHTELSSMGYGFFGAINTHALNDYLSGYEYGCLSMKLSDKYQNLVSKSVVCQLHGNITMPWLQHIKLSEAVNTEGADAGLQADGLQVVGYTWTYNLYNLIYQGKNLDILLKEASRALLFSQETQNQWAFNCISASKILIQNLLGLTQNKFCFNTTEIKEADILEVTQPNQTPAAICFYYIFKAEVLFLYGKPIELSLLEQAAELFAYIPGTISIAKHNFYYSLTLAALYPEASLAERDKYWQQMLANQQRMKEWANLCPENFLDKYLLVAAEISRLSGNWCEAVDLYDQAIKSARENEFIHNEALANELAAKFWMERGKEEFAGLYIRKAHQRYQIWGAKRKVEDLDEKYPQWLASTSSRSKTTFGITSTNSNSSSEALDLATVLKASQTISGEIVLSKLLQNVMKTVIENAGAQKGFLILEKDGNWFIEAEGAVDSLNLTILQSVPVDSVDADEQIPLVSAGIINYVAHTKENVVLNNAVNEGQFIRDRYIIATQPKSILCTPLLHQGKLSGILYLENNLTTSAFTPERVEVLKILSAQAAISIENSRLYDQLEGYSRTLEQKVALRTQELQDKNEELASILQTLKATQAQIITQEKLASLGALTAGIAHEIKNPLNFVNNFAELSVELTQELLEEIENQQDRLDPESREYITEILSDLKQNAQKIYEHGTRSDNIVNSMLMHSRGKTGDRQLTDINALLAEAINLTYHGMRAKDTAFKITIETNYEHDLGQVSIVPQNISRAFINIINNACYTVHKKKIRFIAEPGDKDEEFLPKLSVSTKDLGESVELCIRDNGEGISQEILNKIFNPFFTTKPTGEGTGLGLSITHDIIVQQHQGSIRIETEVGSYTKFIITLPKFSYDKYELQKL; encoded by the coding sequence ATGAGTCCTATTGACGACTATCAGATTATCTCCAAGATTTACGAAAGTGCTAATTCATTAGTCTATCGGGCTATCTGTAACTCCAGCAATCTACCTATTATTCTCAAAGTTCTTAAACAAAATTATCCAACTCCCTCAGAACTAACTCGCTATAAACAAGAGTACGAGATTACTCGTTACCTGAAAATTGATGGAGTAATTAAAGCTTATAAATTACTTCCCTACAATAGTACTCTGGCAATAGCTTTAGAGGATTTTGGAGGTCAATCATTAGACATTTTAATGCAATCTAAAAAGTTTACGCTTTTAGAATTTCTCTCTATTGCCATTAAAATTGCTGAGACGCTGGGGGAGATTCACGCTGCCAATGTAATTCACAAAGATATCAATCCTTCTAATATAGTTTTTAACTCAGATACTGGGCAAATGAAGATTATTGATTTTGGGATCTCTACAGTATTTACCCGCGAAAATCCGACAATTAAAAATCCAAATATCTTGGAAGGAACCTTAGCTTATCTGTCGCCAGAACAAACTGGCAGAATGAATCGCACCCTCGATTACAGTACAGACTTTTACTCTCTCGGCGCAACTTTTTACAAATTACTCACTCAAAGCCTACCTTTTGAAACTAATGATGCTTTAGAGCTAGTCCATTGTCACATTGCCAAACAAGCTACTCCTCCCCATATAGCCGCTCCAGAAATTCCGCAAAGCCTCTCCAATATTGTGATGAAGTTGTTAGCAAAAACTTCTGAAGAGCGCTATCAAAGTGCATTGGGTTTAAAAGCAGATTTAGAAGAATGTTTGAGACAGTTAGAGCAGACTGGACAAATTTTAGAGTTTATCCTGGCTGAACATGATATTTCTGACCGCTTCAAAATTCCGCAAAAACTCTACGGTCGAGAGGTGGAAATAGAAACTCTACTTTCGGCATTTAAGCGTGTTGCTGAATACGAACCTGTTGAAGAACTAGCAGAAAAAGAAGTAGGTAACAAGCAAAGAGAAATGATGCTAGTTGGCGGTTATTCTGGTATCGGTAAATCTGTGCTGGTACAGGAACTCTACAAACCAATCACCCAGCAACGTGGTTATTTTATCACAGGTAAATTTGACCAGTTTCAGCGCAGTATTCCTTATTCAGCAGTTGCCTTTGCTCTGCAATCTTTGGTGCGACAACTGCTTACCGAAAGTGAAGCTCAACTAGCTATGTGGCGCGAAAAACTTCTCGCTGCTTTCGGTGTTAATGGTCAAGTGATAATTGAAGTGATTCCTGAGATAGAAGAAATTGTTGGGTCTCAGCCGCCAGTGCAACCATTAGAACCAACTGAGGCACAAAATCGCTTTAACAGAGTCTTTCAGAAGTTTATCAGAGTTTTTTGCCAGCGATTGCCCAAGGGGCAGTGGCAAAGCCAATCGCACCCACTGGTTATCTTTCTTGATGACCTGCAATGGGCTGACTCTGCCAGTTTAAAGCTGATTGAGCTGATCATGACTGATTATAATCTAGGATATCTGCTCTTGCTTGGTGCTTATCGCGATAATGAAGTCAGTTCCAGCCACCCGACGATGCTAACCATCCAGCGTTTGCAGGAGCAAGGGGCAATTATCAACACTATCATTCTCGCTCCCTTAAACATCAAAGAAATCACTCAGCTACTTGCAGATACTCTCCACGCTGAACCAAAAATAACTAAACCGTTGGCAGAATTGGTTTATCAAAAAACTTCAGGTAATCCTTTTTTTATTAATGAATTTATTAGAACTGTTTATCAAGAAAATCTCTTAACTTTCGACCGACAGCAAAAGTGTTGGCAGTGGAATATTACTCAAATTCAAGCTTTGGGCATCACAGAAAACGTGGTAGATTTAATGCTTGGCAACTTGAGAAAACTTCCAGAAAATAGCCAAAAAGCACTACGCCTAGCCGCTTGTGTTGGTAACAGCTTTGACCTGAATACACTTTCAATTATTTACGAAAAACTAGCTGCTAAAACTTTTAGAGATATCTTGACAGCAATCCAGTGGGGTTTTATTGAGCCTATTTCATCTCTAGAAACGACCTCAGAAGCACCAATTGAATCTGCCTTGATTATCCAGGATTACAAGTTTCGCCATGACCGAGTGCAGCAGGCCGCTTATGCCCTAATTGATGACGAATATAAAAAAGCAGTTCACCTCCGAATTGGCAGGTTATTATTTGACAATATCAGTGAATTAGAGCGTCAAGAAAAGCTATTTACCTTGGTAGATCATCTTAATAAAGGACGGGAGTTAATTAAGAGTAAAACCCAAAAGGTAGAGCTAGCAGAATTAAATTTACAGGCTGGGAAAAAGGCAAAAGAAGCGACTGCTTATAAAGCATCCAGAGAATATCTGATTTTGGCTGACAATGAATTTCCTGGAGATATCTGGGAAGAAAGCTACAATATAGCACTCGACCTTTATAAAGAACTTGCAGAAGTTGAGTATCTCAATGGTAACTTTGAGGAGTCGCAATCCTTACTCCAATTGTCACTCAAGCGAGCGAAATCAACTCTTGATTGCACAGAATTTCACTTTCTCAAAATTATCCAATACACCCTATTAGGACAATACAACGAAGCAATTGAGACAGGGCGAATTGCATTGAGAGATTTGGAAATTGATTTACCGTCAAATAACTTTCAAGCAGCTTTCGAGGCAGAACTTGCCCAATATCGAGAAAATTTGAAGGGACGAGAGATTAGTTTATTGTATGACAATCCAGAAATGGAGCTACCGGAGAAAAGAGCTGCCTTAAAAATATTGTCTCGCATCTTTCCCGCTGCTTGGGCTTCTAACCCAGTTCTGATGCATATCGTCGGGACTAAAATAGTCAATCTCAATATTAAATACGGCCACACGGAATTGTCTTCAATGGGCTATGGCTTCTTTGGAGCAATCAATACCCATGCTCTCAACGATTATCTCTCAGGTTATGAATATGGCTGTCTCAGTATGAAACTATCAGATAAATATCAAAACTTGGTTTCTAAGAGTGTGGTTTGCCAACTTCACGGCAATATTACTATGCCCTGGTTACAACATATCAAGCTGTCTGAGGCAGTTAATACTGAAGGGGCTGATGCAGGATTGCAAGCTGATGGTCTGCAAGTTGTCGGATATACCTGGACTTACAACTTATACAACCTAATATATCAGGGTAAAAATCTAGATATTCTTTTAAAGGAAGCTTCTCGCGCTTTACTATTCAGTCAAGAAACTCAGAATCAGTGGGCATTTAATTGCATATCAGCTAGTAAAATTCTTATCCAAAACTTATTGGGACTTACCCAAAACAAATTCTGTTTTAATACAACAGAAATAAAAGAAGCCGATATTTTAGAAGTTACTCAACCAAATCAAACGCCGGCAGCTATTTGCTTTTATTACATTTTTAAAGCTGAGGTTCTATTTTTGTATGGTAAGCCAATTGAGTTGAGCCTGCTGGAGCAAGCAGCAGAGTTGTTTGCCTACATACCAGGAACGATTTCCATCGCCAAGCATAACTTTTACTACTCGCTAACGCTAGCTGCTCTCTATCCTGAAGCTTCATTGGCTGAACGAGATAAATACTGGCAGCAAATGCTAGCCAATCAGCAACGGATGAAAGAGTGGGCTAATCTCTGCCCGGAAAATTTCTTGGATAAATATCTTTTGGTAGCCGCAGAAATTTCTCGTCTCTCTGGTAACTGGTGCGAAGCAGTAGATTTATATGACCAAGCCATTAAATCTGCCAGAGAAAATGAATTTATTCACAATGAAGCTTTGGCTAATGAACTAGCAGCAAAATTTTGGATGGAACGAGGAAAAGAGGAGTTTGCCGGACTCTACATCAGAAAAGCCCATCAACGCTACCAAATTTGGGGCGCTAAACGCAAAGTAGAGGATTTAGATGAAAAATATCCTCAGTGGCTGGCTTCAACATCATCTAGAAGCAAAACAACTTTTGGAATCACTTCAACAAACAGCAACAGCTCCAGTGAGGCGCTAGATTTAGCTACAGTGCTGAAAGCTTCACAAACGATTTCTGGTGAAATCGTTCTGAGCAAGTTACTGCAAAATGTAATGAAGACTGTAATTGAGAATGCCGGAGCGCAAAAAGGCTTTCTGATTTTAGAAAAAGACGGTAACTGGTTTATTGAAGCTGAAGGAGCAGTGGATTCTCTGAATCTTACTATCTTACAATCAGTTCCAGTAGACTCTGTAGATGCAGACGAGCAAATTCCTTTGGTGTCAGCGGGCATTATCAATTATGTTGCCCACACGAAGGAAAATGTGGTTTTAAATAATGCTGTCAATGAAGGGCAGTTTATACGCGATCGCTATATTATCGCAACTCAACCTAAATCCATTCTCTGCACTCCCCTACTCCATCAAGGTAAACTCAGCGGCATTTTATATTTAGAAAATAATCTCACAACGAGCGCATTTACTCCAGAGCGTGTCGAAGTCTTAAAAATCCTATCTGCTCAAGCTGCCATCTCCATTGAAAATTCCCGTCTCTACGACCAGTTAGAAGGCTACAGCCGAACTCTTGAACAAAAAGTGGCGCTAAGAACCCAAGAATTACAAGATAAAAATGAAGAATTAGCCAGTATTTTACAAACGCTCAAAGCTACCCAGGCTCAGATTATTACACAAGAAAAACTAGCTTCTCTAGGAGCTTTAACAGCGGGCATTGCCCATGAAATCAAAAACCCCTTAAACTTTGTTAACAACTTTGCCGAGCTGTCGGTAGAGTTGACCCAAGAATTGCTCGAAGAGATAGAAAATCAACAAGACCGATTAGACCCAGAAAGTAGGGAGTATATTACAGAAATTTTAAGCGATCTCAAACAAAACGCTCAAAAAATCTATGAGCATGGGACAAGATCCGACAATATTGTCAACAGTATGTTGATGCATTCACGCGGGAAAACAGGCGATCGCCAACTGACAGACATCAACGCTTTGCTAGCAGAAGCTATAAATCTAACGTATCACGGAATGCGTGCCAAGGATACTGCTTTCAAAATAACTATAGAAACAAACTACGAGCATGACCTGGGGCAAGTGAGTATCGTGCCGCAGAATATTAGCCGTGCTTTTATAAATATCATCAATAACGCTTGTTATACAGTGCATAAAAAGAAAATTCGTTTTATAGCAGAACCAGGAGACAAAGATGAAGAATTTTTGCCTAAACTTTCAGTCAGTACTAAAGACTTGGGCGAATCGGTGGAACTTTGCATCCGCGATAACGGTGAAGGCATTTCACAAGAAATACTAAATAAAATTTTTAATCCTTTTTTTACCACTAAACCGACTGGTGAAGGAACTGGTCTAGGTCTATCTATTACCCACGATATTATTGTTCAGCAGCATCAAGGGTCAATCAGAATAGAAACCGAGGTAGGCAGTTATACAAAGTTTATTATTACTTTACCTAAATTTTCTTATGACAAGTATGAGCTTCAGAAATTATAG
- a CDS encoding response regulator has protein sequence MVVDDEQDMQLLFRQQFRKEVKQNKITLYFAFSAEEALAKLQNKLTDCLGIIVTDINMPGMNGLEMLKIIKGNFPEIKVIIATAYNDEYNSLIAKQHGADDYITKPIEFNKLKEKILRS, from the coding sequence ATGGTTGTAGACGATGAACAAGATATGCAATTGTTGTTTAGACAACAATTTAGAAAGGAAGTTAAACAAAATAAAATTACATTATATTTTGCTTTCTCAGCAGAGGAAGCATTGGCAAAATTACAAAATAAATTAACTGATTGCCTGGGTATAATTGTCACAGATATTAATATGCCTGGAATGAACGGGCTAGAAATGCTCAAAATTATTAAAGGAAATTTCCCAGAAATAAAAGTAATTATAGCTACTGCTTATAATGATGAATATAACTCCTTGATTGCCAAACAACATGGGGCAGATGACTATATTACTAAGCCAATTGAATTTAATAAATTAAAAGAAAAAATCCTCAGATCATAA